A part of Paenibacillus sp. 481 genomic DNA contains:
- a CDS encoding cation diffusion facilitator family transporter produces MARRILEVDDIQQLRQGERGAWLSIAAYIVLSGLKLTIGFLFLSEALQADGWNNLTDIIASVAVLIGLRISQKPPDEDHPYGHYRAETIAALIASFIMATVGLQVLITTVRSIFSGSSTVPNMLTGWVALGCAVVMFGVYTYNKRLADRIRNQALLAAAQDNRSDALVSIGAAVGIFGAQLGMPWLDPVAALTVGVIICKTAWCIFRDATHTLTDGFDELQLNNIRATIEKTKGVCAIRDVKARLHGSHVLVDVVVLVDPQLTLIEGHLISDNIESRMKRKHNIASVHVHVEPLAEALEHHEHT; encoded by the coding sequence ATGGCCAGGAGGATATTAGAAGTGGACGACATACAACAATTACGTCAAGGGGAACGAGGAGCATGGCTTAGCATAGCGGCTTACATTGTGCTGTCCGGCTTAAAGTTGACCATTGGCTTCCTTTTTCTGTCCGAAGCGCTCCAAGCTGATGGATGGAACAACTTAACGGACATTATCGCATCGGTTGCGGTGCTTATTGGATTACGCATCTCTCAAAAGCCTCCAGATGAGGATCACCCATATGGGCACTATCGAGCGGAAACCATTGCCGCGCTTATCGCTTCATTCATTATGGCTACCGTTGGGCTTCAGGTGCTTATTACGACCGTTCGCTCTATTTTTAGCGGTAGTTCGACCGTTCCAAACATGCTTACAGGATGGGTCGCATTAGGATGTGCTGTCGTTATGTTCGGTGTGTACACCTACAATAAACGGCTTGCAGATCGTATCCGCAATCAGGCATTGCTTGCAGCCGCGCAAGATAATCGTTCGGATGCGCTAGTAAGCATTGGCGCGGCGGTAGGTATTTTCGGCGCACAGTTGGGAATGCCATGGCTGGACCCGGTGGCCGCGTTGACTGTTGGTGTCATCATTTGCAAAACGGCGTGGTGCATTTTTAGAGATGCGACCCATACATTGACAGATGGCTTTGACGAGTTACAGCTTAACAACATACGCGCCACAATTGAAAAAACAAAAGGTGTTTGTGCCATCCGCGATGTGAAGGCTCGACTCCACGGCAGTCATGTTCTGGTTGATGTGGTCGTGTTAGTCGATCCGCAGCTAACGTTGATCGAAGGCCATCTTATTAGCGACAATATAGAATCGCGAATGAAGCGGAAGCACAATATTGCGAGTGTGCATGTTCATGTGGAACCTTTAGCAGAAGCGCTGGAACACCACGAACACACCTAA
- a CDS encoding phage baseplate plug family protein has product MAILTIDKELIPYSFDIEIGQRLYTMELRYNARHDYFTVDLSGEHGPLVLGAKLNWGVPLFDNLETADFPNEPIIAEGIDGHERISWDALGETVQLRVGEDDGEFI; this is encoded by the coding sequence GTGGCGATTTTAACTATTGATAAGGAGCTAATACCCTATTCTTTTGATATAGAAATTGGACAACGTCTATACACGATGGAGTTGCGCTACAATGCGCGGCATGACTATTTTACGGTAGACTTGTCCGGAGAACATGGTCCGCTCGTGCTCGGAGCCAAACTCAACTGGGGTGTGCCGTTGTTTGATAATTTAGAAACAGCGGACTTCCCGAATGAGCCTATTATCGCAGAGGGCATCGATGGACACGAACGCATTAGCTGGGATGCACTTGGTGAAACGGTTCAATTGAGAGTGGGGGAAGACGATGGAGAATTTATTTAA
- a CDS encoding phage holin family protein: MEKWNLALKTGMAAAGGASSFLFGGWPVLMQALLIMVIIDYATGLMASGIEGKLRSSVGLVGIARKVFIFMVIALAHQVDKVLGGQHLLRDATIFFYMANELLSIIENGGRIGVPLPPVIRKAVEVLKGKGETERDHRH, encoded by the coding sequence ATGGAAAAATGGAATTTAGCCCTCAAAACGGGGATGGCCGCGGCTGGCGGTGCATCCTCGTTTTTGTTTGGCGGCTGGCCCGTGCTGATGCAAGCGCTGCTCATCATGGTCATCATCGACTATGCCACTGGCCTCATGGCCTCGGGCATCGAAGGCAAGCTGCGCAGCAGCGTCGGACTTGTCGGCATTGCCCGCAAAGTATTTATTTTTATGGTGATCGCGCTTGCTCACCAAGTGGACAAGGTGCTCGGCGGCCAGCACCTGCTGCGGGACGCGACCATCTTTTTTTATATGGCGAACGAGTTGCTGTCCATTATCGAAAATGGCGGCCGCATCGGCGTGCCGCTACCGCCTGTGATTCGCAAGGCGGTTGAAGTGCTAAAAGGGAAAGGGGAAACAGAGCGTGACCATCGACATTAA
- a CDS encoding baseplate J/gp47 family protein: protein MLTKDGLKRKTYNEIYEEMVNDIRSKMGSDVNTTETSPLGMLMQVFAWHLSLLWEDVEHVYHGAYLNYAEGVQLDALAVFYGLRRKLEMPAMGRVELRGTPQFVVPAGYKVGTTAGVWFVTEDDCVLDATGIGSVAVMAERSGSSGNVAVGTIAHMFTPLVEVKQVTNPAATQHGSDRESDNELRMRLRFARDGSNAATVESIISALQQLPDVESAAVFVNDTMQMDARGVPPKSIQTYVYGGKSDEVAKAIFAKKAGGIGTAGVENVTVKDIGGSDHIIKFSRMTERLVHLDIQIEVNSTFSSHGVDEVKDVVALYIGGYGVQGQRYVGLPQGSKIVYTRLLAVIQGIAGVEDVTGVKIKLGDGPWENGNADIADFTVARVAPERVKVTVRHV, encoded by the coding sequence ATGCTAACGAAGGATGGACTTAAGCGGAAGACGTATAACGAGATTTACGAAGAGATGGTTAATGATATCCGTTCTAAAATGGGCAGTGACGTGAACACAACGGAAACGTCCCCGCTCGGCATGCTGATGCAAGTGTTTGCTTGGCATTTGTCCTTGTTGTGGGAGGATGTTGAACACGTCTATCATGGCGCCTATCTGAATTATGCGGAAGGCGTGCAGCTAGATGCGTTAGCTGTTTTTTATGGATTGCGACGCAAACTTGAAATGCCAGCCATGGGGAGAGTTGAGCTACGTGGTACGCCTCAATTTGTCGTCCCCGCAGGGTACAAGGTGGGGACGACAGCTGGTGTGTGGTTCGTGACGGAAGATGATTGCGTACTTGATGCTACCGGTATAGGTTCAGTAGCTGTTATGGCGGAACGTTCTGGCAGCAGTGGAAACGTAGCGGTAGGTACGATAGCGCATATGTTTACACCGCTAGTTGAAGTGAAGCAAGTGACGAATCCAGCTGCAACCCAGCACGGCAGTGATCGAGAAAGCGATAATGAGCTACGTATGCGATTACGCTTTGCTCGCGACGGCAGTAATGCAGCCACGGTGGAGTCCATCATTTCAGCATTACAGCAGCTTCCGGACGTGGAATCGGCTGCCGTATTTGTAAATGACACCATGCAGATGGATGCGCGCGGCGTACCACCAAAATCGATTCAAACGTATGTATATGGTGGTAAGTCGGACGAGGTTGCCAAAGCGATTTTTGCGAAAAAAGCAGGTGGTATTGGTACGGCTGGCGTAGAAAATGTAACGGTTAAGGATATTGGTGGCTCGGATCATATTATTAAATTCAGTCGCATGACAGAGCGACTTGTACATTTAGATATCCAAATTGAGGTGAATTCTACATTCTCAAGTCATGGCGTGGATGAAGTGAAGGACGTCGTTGCTCTCTATATTGGAGGATATGGTGTACAGGGACAGCGATATGTTGGGCTACCGCAAGGCTCCAAAATTGTGTACACTCGCTTGCTAGCCGTGATTCAAGGTATTGCGGGCGTCGAAGATGTGACCGGAGTCAAAATTAAATTAGGCGATGGTCCGTGGGAAAATGGGAATGCAGATATCGCAGATTTCACAGTTGCACGTGTTGCGCCGGAGAGAGTAAAGGTTACGGTGCGTCATGTTTAG
- a CDS encoding ArpU family phage packaging/lysis transcriptional regulator, translating into MMLNTHMDFPSLTMTFDAKQAKVTVENVFSKYRMCKVMKFAVKEARVTANYEARMHGATNRVGDPTASIAVHNADKANECLAFCELIENIVEQLEADEQLLIKERYMKGERVTDTKVYSFMFDPPISAVTYGQIRKRAFMKLLNVFQYVFPS; encoded by the coding sequence ATGATGTTGAATACGCACATGGATTTTCCTTCATTGACGATGACATTTGACGCGAAGCAAGCGAAAGTAACGGTTGAAAATGTGTTCTCCAAATACCGGATGTGCAAGGTGATGAAGTTCGCAGTTAAGGAGGCACGTGTTACGGCCAACTACGAGGCACGCATGCATGGCGCAACGAATCGTGTGGGTGACCCGACCGCCAGCATTGCGGTACATAATGCAGATAAAGCGAACGAGTGCCTCGCCTTTTGTGAGTTAATTGAAAATATCGTCGAGCAGTTGGAGGCTGACGAGCAGCTTCTCATTAAAGAGCGTTACATGAAGGGCGAGCGTGTTACCGACACGAAGGTGTATAGCTTTATGTTCGATCCGCCGATTAGCGCGGTGACGTACGGTCAAATTCGTAAGCGGGCGTTTATGAAGCTGTTGAACGTGTTTCAATATGTGTTCCCTAGTTAA
- a CDS encoding contractile injection system sheath initiator, producing the protein MRSWALRDGDLFFEKGQMQWVEGAEELAQAVQVRLGTRLGEYFFAPDMGIDHELVTGKHVTEDSVREALTDCIAEEERVNSLEVESMEFDEQTRQLNVELFIAGQDGEEVSVTYANEGWT; encoded by the coding sequence ATGAGATCATGGGCTCTAAGGGATGGAGATCTTTTTTTTGAAAAAGGACAAATGCAATGGGTTGAAGGTGCTGAAGAGCTCGCACAAGCGGTACAAGTTCGATTGGGAACGCGCTTGGGCGAGTATTTTTTTGCTCCGGACATGGGAATCGACCACGAATTAGTTACGGGCAAGCACGTAACGGAGGACAGTGTGCGTGAAGCGCTAACAGATTGTATTGCTGAAGAAGAGCGGGTGAACTCGCTCGAAGTCGAATCCATGGAATTCGACGAGCAAACAAGGCAGTTAAATGTGGAACTTTTCATTGCGGGTCAAGATGGTGAGGAGGTGAGCGTCACTTATGCTAACGAAGGATGGACTTAA
- a CDS encoding phage tail tape measure protein gives MSNQFDKSIKDYSPTDMVKAILQANRELTEKERKKDKDPKSDNKSEQKSMGQKVKDTVSKTNDWSTGQKDFLGILAKGGSLVYDSHVNSAPMMRTGFLIHANLKNSDEKSADAKFEQLQLAAFQQSAKIPYSSSNISEAQLALISSGRNDEEVKAMMPTIGNFATANTVDLVKTANMQDKLLAAYGKKVTDIASVSESLSYAKSKGKLEIFELGEAMQQVAPLATEMGWTFDDMAAAFAQFGNEGVRGSDAANSLLAMMRKLQDPGGKARGQLTKLGVKFPEKAGVEIGFADLMQQIGQLNESGQKNAIQALSLGASYNAELANLFNQGALINISEYKSKIPKIEGNADEMKGNTAVMAASVNQGSAGALNAQSAATDHLAMNVANQTQAPFIAMSSAATEAMNAVNTMPSMLQGLFLGVGGTVTAIAGLTATLLTYMGGAAVLSKGFKSLNPFSKKGDKENAAEIGEGKDKPDNSNTNKAPAVATNETTKKAGEQAVDKVGEPTAVKDNKNQPVKTDDATSKPAINAGTESSKALAQGVEESKKGKGFFGGIKSFFSKSAPFLQKGLKFVGTAATTALKFTPAGIIGGIGLSLGSQLLDTFMGPASNAPAGTSTGLACSCCTAAGTGVNGVPGAAGTPGTGPNGGHIPPTASHSTALTHPHVDRTGYGVGTQAATHSGAVRSGVANGVGTAPGTILPGQRMDVQANSNVVMNLNVNGYIDHRMIEEIKRICREQYEASFRTFERSIQDKLPQQGGSLPVYE, from the coding sequence ATGAGTAATCAGTTTGATAAATCGATTAAAGACTATTCTCCTACAGATATGGTAAAGGCTATTTTACAAGCTAATCGGGAACTAACAGAAAAAGAGCGTAAAAAAGACAAGGATCCAAAAAGCGATAATAAGAGTGAGCAAAAATCAATGGGGCAGAAGGTTAAAGATACAGTTAGTAAGACGAACGATTGGTCCACGGGGCAAAAAGATTTTTTAGGCATTTTAGCGAAAGGTGGCAGTCTTGTTTACGATTCACATGTCAATTCTGCCCCCATGATGAGAACAGGATTTTTAATCCATGCCAATCTTAAAAATAGTGATGAAAAATCTGCGGATGCGAAGTTTGAACAGTTACAATTAGCAGCTTTCCAGCAAAGTGCAAAAATCCCCTATTCCTCATCCAATATCTCTGAGGCGCAGCTGGCACTTATTAGTTCGGGCCGCAATGATGAAGAAGTTAAAGCTATGATGCCGACTATAGGCAACTTTGCAACTGCGAATACCGTGGATCTTGTCAAGACGGCTAACATGCAAGATAAATTGCTTGCAGCCTATGGGAAGAAAGTAACTGATATTGCAAGTGTGAGTGAAAGCCTCAGCTATGCCAAATCTAAAGGGAAGCTTGAAATTTTTGAACTAGGAGAGGCAATGCAACAGGTTGCACCGCTAGCAACAGAAATGGGCTGGACCTTTGATGATATGGCAGCAGCGTTTGCGCAATTTGGAAATGAAGGCGTTCGTGGCTCAGATGCAGCTAACTCATTGCTAGCGATGATGAGAAAGCTTCAGGACCCAGGCGGTAAGGCTAGGGGACAACTAACAAAATTGGGAGTTAAGTTTCCGGAGAAAGCAGGCGTTGAAATCGGTTTCGCTGATCTTATGCAGCAAATTGGTCAGCTCAATGAAAGCGGTCAAAAGAATGCTATTCAAGCTCTATCACTAGGTGCAAGCTACAATGCGGAGTTGGCGAACCTTTTTAATCAAGGCGCACTTATTAATATAAGTGAATATAAGAGTAAAATACCGAAAATTGAAGGTAATGCAGATGAAATGAAAGGAAATACAGCTGTTATGGCCGCTTCTGTAAATCAAGGTAGTGCAGGAGCGCTTAACGCACAGAGTGCTGCAACAGATCATCTGGCAATGAATGTGGCAAATCAAACGCAAGCACCATTTATAGCAATGTCTTCTGCAGCTACTGAGGCAATGAATGCAGTCAACACTATGCCTTCAATGCTACAGGGGCTATTTTTAGGAGTGGGTGGTACAGTAACGGCTATTGCTGGATTAACGGCCACGCTTTTAACCTATATGGGAGGGGCCGCAGTACTTAGTAAAGGTTTTAAGAGTCTCAACCCTTTTTCAAAAAAAGGGGACAAAGAGAACGCAGCTGAGATTGGTGAAGGCAAAGACAAGCCTGACAATTCGAACACTAATAAAGCGCCCGCAGTTGCTACTAACGAAACGACTAAAAAAGCTGGAGAACAGGCCGTTGACAAAGTTGGTGAACCAACTGCTGTTAAAGATAATAAAAATCAACCAGTTAAAACAGATGATGCCACTAGCAAACCTGCGATAAATGCGGGCACTGAAAGTTCCAAGGCATTAGCTCAAGGAGTAGAGGAAAGCAAGAAAGGTAAAGGTTTTTTTGGAGGTATAAAAAGCTTCTTTTCTAAGAGTGCCCCTTTTCTTCAAAAAGGTCTGAAGTTTGTAGGAACAGCAGCCACAACTGCTTTGAAATTCACACCAGCAGGGATAATTGGAGGAATAGGTCTTAGTTTAGGCAGTCAACTTCTTGATACATTCATGGGCCCAGCTTCTAATGCGCCCGCCGGTACGTCGACAGGCTTAGCATGCAGTTGTTGTACTGCTGCTGGTACTGGTGTGAATGGAGTGCCGGGTGCGGCTGGAACTCCTGGGACTGGCCCTAACGGGGGGCACATACCACCAACGGCCTCACATTCGACTGCTCTTACTCATCCGCATGTAGATAGGACAGGTTATGGAGTTGGGACTCAAGCTGCAACGCATTCAGGAGCAGTTAGATCGGGTGTAGCCAATGGTGTAGGCACAGCCCCAGGAACTATATTGCCTGGGCAACGGATGGATGTGCAAGCAAACAGCAATGTCGTTATGAACTTGAACGTGAACGGCTATATCGATCATCGTATGATCGAGGAAATTAAGCGGATTTGCCGTGAGCAATACGAGGCTTCGTTCCGGACATTCGAACGCTCGATTCAGGACAAGCTGCCTCAGCAAGGAGGTTCGTTGCCAGTATATGAATAA
- a CDS encoding LysM peptidoglycan-binding domain-containing protein, whose translation MLGKTPLFVTMEEPQYGVTVSEHNVEKGAPITDHIQKEHTTLRLEGMLLGLDAAKLRQDLVTSMERGQILRYSGRNLFKGCMITSLSTAHDYSIANGMTFSMMLRQVQLVKPEFTKLPPKVKVRLNKKKKGGTKRKAPVKKSTNRSIQKQTYRVASGDSWYTVSIRFATSIGKLKYWNPAIKHQNLRTGMLLAIGYIATPRQSSVMGQPNRTHRVRLGDTWQSIANMYYMPIGLLRDVNPHIRQLKAGDVLNIPTR comes from the coding sequence ATGCTAGGGAAAACTCCGTTGTTCGTTACGATGGAGGAACCGCAGTATGGGGTGACCGTATCAGAGCATAACGTTGAAAAGGGCGCGCCCATTACCGATCACATTCAGAAAGAGCATACCACGCTACGCTTAGAGGGAATGCTGCTAGGCCTTGACGCTGCTAAGCTGCGGCAAGATCTCGTTACTAGTATGGAGCGTGGTCAAATCCTTCGGTATTCGGGCCGCAATCTGTTTAAAGGCTGCATGATAACGAGCTTAAGTACAGCTCACGATTATAGTATTGCTAACGGTATGACTTTTTCAATGATGTTACGTCAGGTACAGCTTGTTAAGCCAGAGTTTACGAAGCTGCCACCCAAAGTTAAGGTGCGACTTAATAAGAAGAAAAAAGGTGGTACAAAGCGCAAAGCACCTGTAAAAAAATCCACTAATCGGTCAATACAGAAGCAAACGTATAGGGTAGCTTCGGGGGATTCTTGGTACACGGTTTCCATTAGGTTTGCAACATCGATTGGAAAGTTGAAATACTGGAATCCAGCAATTAAGCATCAGAATCTACGGACAGGTATGTTGCTAGCAATTGGATACATTGCAACCCCGCGGCAAAGTTCTGTGATGGGTCAACCGAATAGAACGCACAGAGTTCGTCTCGGGGATACTTGGCAATCGATAGCGAACATGTATTACATGCCAATTGGTTTGTTGAGAGACGTTAATCCTCATATCAGACAATTAAAAGCGGGCGATGTTCTGAATATCCCTACTCGGTAA
- a CDS encoding DUF3277 family protein, with the protein MSNVDISHIGFYDAKKVTVTVDGTFITGFGENTFVNCEKEEEQTVTHVGARGDVSLAYKNNPLGTVKLTLMSTSPQLKYLQQLAIEKKVFEIWVNTENDPAERIGGTKAVIKKVPAAAYGAELEDREFEITVLDYQHEFV; encoded by the coding sequence ATGTCCAATGTTGATATTTCACATATCGGTTTTTATGATGCAAAAAAAGTAACGGTAACCGTTGATGGCACGTTTATTACGGGTTTTGGTGAGAACACATTCGTTAACTGTGAAAAAGAAGAAGAGCAAACGGTGACGCACGTCGGCGCACGTGGCGACGTATCGTTGGCCTACAAGAACAACCCGCTCGGGACGGTTAAGCTCACGCTTATGTCTACATCGCCACAATTGAAATATTTGCAGCAGCTGGCGATTGAGAAGAAAGTGTTCGAAATTTGGGTGAACACCGAAAATGATCCGGCAGAACGCATTGGCGGAACAAAGGCTGTCATCAAAAAAGTGCCTGCCGCTGCCTATGGAGCGGAATTGGAAGACCGTGAGTTCGAAATTACGGTGCTCGACTATCAGCACGAATTTGTATAA
- a CDS encoding phage protein, which translates to MENLFKRRVDVLVGGYRFSNKDLTISFDIQFDDDSEPNESSVDIYNLSPNTIANIRKGMYVLVNAGYDRDVGTVLQGEITEVSTSKEQVDRITTIYIKDTSDRYKTVVKQSYRKGAKASEIIRDLIRIAQLPIGDLQLPEDKVYTSGYVVNGDPITAIRKLAAACGAGTYISHGKLMIRGKGKPADRNVIVLSPSTGMIESPQPHESGKKQGLKIKCLMNHRLLAGSYVKVESEKKSGFFVVKEGRHSAANNQFHTEVQVEAI; encoded by the coding sequence ATGGAGAATTTATTTAAGCGACGGGTAGATGTGCTTGTTGGTGGATATCGTTTTTCTAATAAAGATTTGACGATTAGCTTTGATATACAGTTCGATGATGATTCGGAGCCGAATGAGTCTTCGGTAGATATTTATAATCTATCTCCTAATACAATTGCTAATATTCGCAAAGGTATGTATGTCCTTGTGAATGCTGGCTATGATCGTGATGTGGGCACCGTGCTACAAGGTGAAATCACTGAAGTGTCCACCTCAAAGGAGCAGGTTGATCGAATCACGACTATTTATATCAAAGATACGTCTGATCGCTACAAAACGGTCGTCAAGCAATCTTATCGTAAGGGTGCGAAAGCGAGTGAGATCATCCGGGATCTAATTCGGATTGCGCAGCTTCCTATTGGAGACTTACAACTACCGGAGGATAAGGTTTACACATCCGGCTACGTCGTAAACGGTGACCCAATCACGGCCATCCGCAAACTGGCGGCTGCTTGTGGAGCAGGCACTTACATTTCGCATGGAAAATTAATGATTCGCGGTAAAGGCAAGCCCGCGGACCGAAATGTAATCGTTCTGTCGCCGTCAACGGGCATGATCGAATCTCCTCAGCCTCACGAGTCGGGCAAAAAACAAGGACTGAAAATAAAATGTTTAATGAATCACCGTCTGCTTGCAGGCTCTTATGTGAAGGTAGAGAGCGAAAAGAAGAGCGGTTTTTTTGTTGTGAAGGAAGGTAGACATTCAGCAGCTAACAATCAGTTCCACACTGAAGTTCAAGTGGAGGCCATATAG
- a CDS encoding thermonuclease family protein: MKLHLVKSTKLVLAFWLAICVSLTVLPAPTAKAQQSLTYYNAVVERVVDGDTVNLSYPVLGTTKVRLLSIDTPETNFRGQSQGYHAERATSYLKSLLPVGTKIRVAVGAESTDQYGRLLAHIFKGKLNVNEDLVKKGHAVTYFIWPNDTFIQQYQKSQEQAKRSGLGIWDPTNPLDELPFEFRMTISNGVPNKFVGDYTKKTYVVPSQYTRVDVSKRIFFLTEQDAIDAGFRKVR; the protein is encoded by the coding sequence ATGAAATTACACCTTGTCAAGTCTACAAAGCTAGTACTGGCATTTTGGTTAGCAATCTGTGTGAGTTTAACGGTTTTGCCAGCCCCAACCGCGAAAGCGCAACAAAGTCTGACATACTACAACGCGGTTGTAGAAAGAGTTGTGGATGGGGATACAGTTAATTTGAGTTATCCGGTGCTTGGTACTACCAAAGTGCGCTTGCTGTCCATTGACACGCCAGAAACGAATTTTCGTGGTCAAAGTCAAGGGTATCATGCAGAGAGAGCGACTAGCTATTTGAAATCCTTGCTTCCAGTTGGAACTAAAATTAGAGTGGCGGTTGGTGCTGAATCCACAGACCAATATGGGCGCTTGCTGGCTCACATTTTTAAAGGGAAATTGAATGTAAACGAAGATTTGGTGAAGAAGGGTCATGCGGTAACGTACTTTATTTGGCCGAATGATACATTTATTCAACAATACCAAAAATCCCAAGAGCAAGCTAAACGCTCAGGACTGGGCATTTGGGACCCAACGAACCCACTGGATGAGCTGCCTTTTGAATTCCGTATGACGATTTCTAACGGTGTGCCAAATAAATTTGTTGGTGATTATACAAAGAAAACATACGTTGTGCCTAGTCAATACACGCGTGTTGATGTATCGAAGCGCATCTTCTTCTTGACGGAACAAGACGCGATTGATGCTGGGTTTAGAAAAGTACGCTAA
- a CDS encoding C40 family peptidase: MKKILLGLLMVSMTSQMIIAPTTNAAPQATNTNGQVAAATANSSQKGNIVAAVNFRDLPSMQGKVIRMLKKGEQVSILDKPSSAWYKVQDSKGQVGYVSTSSKYMSVSGNVTTPETPKEPTKPQPETNNNVNTNSSDKIEKIIATGKTYMGTPYEFGSNRNDTSTFDCSDFVRHIIREVTGTVIPADSRKQGAYVQNKGNAVTSLDQLKRGDLVFFMSYKGSKPASYAGINKSTERITHVGMYLGNGEIMHTYSQASGGVRIDKIGDNTWGYRFLYGGSAL; this comes from the coding sequence ATGAAAAAAATACTACTCGGTTTACTAATGGTGTCGATGACAAGCCAAATGATAATTGCACCTACTACAAATGCAGCACCGCAAGCAACGAATACGAATGGGCAAGTTGCAGCTGCAACTGCGAACTCGAGCCAAAAAGGAAATATCGTCGCGGCTGTTAACTTCCGTGATCTCCCTTCTATGCAGGGTAAGGTCATTCGTATGTTGAAAAAGGGAGAGCAAGTTTCGATTTTGGACAAGCCTAGCAGCGCTTGGTACAAAGTACAAGATAGTAAAGGTCAAGTTGGATATGTAAGCACAAGCAGTAAATATATGAGTGTATCAGGCAATGTAACGACGCCGGAAACACCGAAAGAGCCAACAAAGCCGCAACCGGAAACAAACAACAATGTAAACACGAATTCATCGGATAAAATTGAAAAAATTATTGCAACGGGTAAAACGTATATGGGAACTCCGTACGAATTTGGTTCCAACCGTAACGATACGTCTACTTTTGATTGCTCGGACTTCGTTCGTCATATCATTAGAGAAGTAACAGGTACTGTGATACCGGCAGACTCCCGTAAGCAAGGGGCATATGTGCAGAACAAAGGCAACGCTGTGACGAGCCTTGATCAGCTGAAGCGTGGAGACTTGGTCTTCTTTATGTCCTACAAAGGTTCGAAGCCTGCCAGCTATGCAGGTATTAACAAGTCCACAGAGCGTATTACACATGTCGGCATGTACTTAGGTAATGGTGAAATTATGCATACGTACTCACAGGCATCTGGTGGCGTTCGCATTGATAAAATCGGCGACAACACGTGGGGTTACCGCTTCTTGTACGGTGGTAGCGCACTGTAA
- a CDS encoding DUF3383 family protein, which translates to MTMQDVQVTIDLQKPSGRLSFGMPLILGVKAGGHNYKEYESLEEVAVDFAPATAEHGMATALFAQGNNAPARIAIVGRAETEDAVVRLRTVLDRGWYYLLTTSTEVKDIEALATAIEGENFRVFVARVQDKVKLDALKVRKLERTALFYHTDVKLYPDAALVGSVGSADVGSVTWKFKECRGIPALALTSTELKAIHDAGALTYVEKHGQARTSEGKTLSGEYIDVVMSRDFVRSSIEQKVQQLLNQAPKVPYTNAGIVQVENTVRSVLHDAYRTGIIATDENDAPMFGTTFLRREKMSPQDIASRVYTGGSFWFVISGAVHQVRIKGVIRY; encoded by the coding sequence ATGACAATGCAAGACGTACAAGTGACGATTGATTTGCAAAAACCATCTGGCCGCCTCTCTTTCGGTATGCCGCTTATTCTTGGTGTAAAGGCTGGCGGACACAACTACAAGGAGTATGAATCGTTGGAAGAGGTAGCAGTAGACTTTGCTCCAGCGACAGCGGAACACGGTATGGCGACAGCCTTGTTCGCTCAAGGCAACAACGCTCCGGCTCGCATTGCGATCGTGGGCCGCGCGGAGACAGAAGATGCGGTAGTGCGATTGCGTACGGTGCTTGACCGTGGCTGGTATTACTTGCTGACGACGTCCACTGAAGTGAAGGACATCGAGGCGCTGGCGACAGCGATTGAGGGTGAGAATTTCCGCGTGTTCGTGGCACGCGTGCAGGATAAGGTGAAGCTTGATGCGTTGAAAGTACGCAAGCTAGAGCGTACGGCGCTGTTCTACCATACAGATGTTAAATTGTATCCAGATGCGGCGTTAGTCGGGTCTGTCGGCTCGGCTGATGTCGGCTCCGTGACGTGGAAGTTTAAAGAGTGCCGTGGGATTCCGGCGTTGGCGTTAACGTCGACCGAATTGAAAGCAATCCACGATGCAGGTGCGCTAACCTATGTCGAGAAGCACGGTCAAGCTCGTACATCGGAAGGTAAGACACTGTCTGGCGAATATATTGATGTCGTCATGTCCCGTGACTTTGTCCGTTCTAGCATTGAGCAGAAAGTGCAGCAATTGCTGAACCAAGCACCTAAGGTGCCATATACGAATGCGGGTATTGTTCAAGTGGAAAACACGGTGCGCAGCGTGCTGCACGACGCTTATCGGACAGGCATTATCGCTACCGATGAAAATGATGCTCCGATGTTCGGCACTACCTTTTTGCGTCGTGAAAAAATGAGCCCGCAGGACATTGCAAGCCGCGTATATACGGGCGGTTCGTTCTGGTTTGTTATTTCTGGCGCTGTGCATCAAGTGCGTATTAAAGGCGTAATTCGCTATTAA